In Daphnia magna isolate NIES linkage group LG7, ASM2063170v1.1, whole genome shotgun sequence, a single genomic region encodes these proteins:
- the LOC116936091 gene encoding uncharacterized protein LOC116936091 — MEDKDLTLLDSLNKEEIVGKLLAAIEYIKLQQERVIQLEANFVDVKLAFADAMTDQFVRQRSYPPVFPLNKDLHHAGKPSYAQTTKVQQAPVLSASFAAGATMEKLLESSAGGPVPSLVRQKDNNIYVCLNDPTDLKRTKSIQESKEGPNHRSILNSVSRPSKLYPAVALFVDLSYLPTLKDELMVRNYGLKGKV; from the coding sequence ATGGAGGATAAAGATCTCACACTTCTTGACTCGCTGAACAAGGAGGAAATAGTCGGGAAACTCCTAGCTGCAATCGAGTATATTAAACTCCAGCAGGAACGGGTCATCCAGCTCGAAGCCAATTTCGTAGATGTTAAGCTGGCCTTTGCGGACGCTATGACTGACCAGTTCGTCCGTCAGCGCTCATACCCTCCCGTTTTTCCACTCAATAAGGATCTGCATCACGCGGGCAAACCATCCTACGCTCAAACAACTAAGGTCCAGCAAGCCCCGGTACTGTCGGCCAGCTTTGCAGCTGGTGCAACAATGGAAAAACTGCTAGAATCCAGTGCGGGTGGTCCTGTTCCATCATTGGTCAGACAAAAGGACAACAACATCTATGTCTGTCTCAATGACCCGACGGACCTGAAACGCACGAAATCCATCCAGGAATCCAAAGAGGGACCAAACCATAGAAGTATCCTTAATTCTGTTTCTCGTCCTTCCAAATTGTACCCTGCGGTTGCACTCTTCGTAGACCTAAGCTATctacccactttaaaagacgAATTAATGGTTAGAAATTATGGTCTCAAGGGAAAAGTTTAA
- the LOC123474379 gene encoding uncharacterized protein LOC123474379 translates to MLKLNPQTGENQAFCRACALFYQNHKGDLEKHVDRTQHKQNMEKFPELLKQQDRLANFASPLRDRITNLELRILAHICENSQSVCSAQGMLEVMQTEGNDPIFKKATLGYTKAGNLIREGFGKFCTQQTASKLKNKYFSILFDETTDVSIKTKMVIVVCQWCLEKGKLQFDVLDLVDVSDGTADGLTNCILSRLEKHGISSARFVGFSADTCNVNFGRIKSVSTLLRDRFPKLATVKCTCHNFHLCAKHSY, encoded by the exons ATGCTGAAACTCAATCCACAGACTGGAGAGAATCAAGCATTTTGTAGAGCTTGTGCGTTGTTTTATCAAAATCATAAGGGAGATTTAGAAAAACATGTTGACCGTACCCAACACAAACAGAATATGGAAAAGTTCCCAGAGTTGCTTAAGCAACAGGATCGTTTAGCCAATTTTGCATCTCCACTTAGGGATCGTATCACTAATCTTGAACTACGAATTTTGGCTCATATATGTGAAAATAGTCAATCAGTGTGTTCTGCTCAAGGAATGCTTGAAGTGATGCAGACAGAAGGAAATGATCCCATATTCAAGAAAGCCACATTAGGATATACAAAAGCAGGCAACTTGATAAGAGAAG GATTTGGAAAATTTTGTACACAACAAACAGCAAGTAAACTGAAgaacaaatatttttccattttattcGATGAAACCACGGACGTGTCTATCAAAACTAAAATGGTTATTGTAGTTTGCCAGTGGTGCCTTGAAAAAGGAAAGCTGCAATTCGATGTTCTCGATCTAGTGGATGTTTCTGATGGGACTGCAGATGGATTGACTAACTGTATTCTTTCAAGGCTGGAAAAACACGGAATTTCTTCCGCACGATTTGTTGGGTTTTCAGCTGATACATGCAATGTGAATTTTGGAAGAATCAAATCAGTCTCAACATTGCTGAGAGACCGTTTCCCCAAGCTCGCAACAGTCAAATGTACTTGTCACAACTTTCATTTATGTGCAAAGCACTCCTATTAG